A stretch of Oncorhynchus mykiss isolate Arlee chromosome 12, USDA_OmykA_1.1, whole genome shotgun sequence DNA encodes these proteins:
- the LOC110518132 gene encoding dual specificity mitogen-activated protein kinase kinase 6, with protein MSLSKGGKKKNPGLKLSKEVFDQPPPAAAAPPRDLDSKACVTIGEKNFVMKADDLEQIGELGRGAYGVVDKMRHVPSGLIMAVKRIRATVNTLEQKRLLMDLDISMRTVDCFFTVTFYGALFREGDVWICMELMDTSLDKFYKQVIDKGMTIPEDILGKITVAIVKALEHLHNKLSVIHRDVKPSNVLINTQGQVKMCDFGISGHLVDSVAKTMDAGCKPYMAPERINPDLNQKGYSVKSDIWSLGITMIELAILKFPYDSWGTPFQQLKQVVDEPSPQLPSDRFSPEFVDFSSQCLRKKPNERPAYTELMQHPFFTLHDSKETDVASFVKIILAD; from the exons gAAAGAAGAAGAACCCAGGCCTCAAGCTCTCCAAAGAGGTCTTTGATCAGCCCCCACCTGCAGCCGCAGC ccCCCCTCGAGATCTGGATTCCAAAGCCTGTGTTACCATTGGAGAAAAG AACTTTGTTATGAAGGCAGATGACTTGGAGCAGATTGGGGAGCTGGGTAGAGGAGCGTACGGCGTGGTGGACAAGATGAGACATGTGCCCAGTGGGCTTATCATGGCCGTCAAG AGGATCCGGGCCACAGTGAACACCCTGGAGCAGAAGAGACTGCTGATGGACCTGGACATCTCCATGAGGACCGTGGACTGCTTCTTCACGGTCACCTTCTACGGCGCTCTCTTCAGAGAG GGAGACGTGTGGATCTGCATGGAGCTGATGGACACGTCTCTGGATAAGTTCTACAAGCAGGTGATCGATAAAGGCATGACCATCCCTGAAGACATCCTGGGGAAGATCACTGTAGCG atcgTCAAGGCTTTGGAGCACCTGCATAACAAACTGTCAGTGATACACCGAG ATGTGAAGCCGTCCAACGTGCTGATCAACACACAGGGCCAGGTGAAGATGTGTGACTTCGGCATCAGCGGCCACCTGGTGGACTCTGTGGCCAAGACCATGGACGCCGGCTGCAAGCCCTACATGGCG CCGGAACGGATAAACCCCGACCTCAACCAGAAAGGCTACAGCGTTAAGTCAGACATCTGGAGTCTAGGAATCACAATG ATTGAGCTGGCCATTCTGAAGTTCCCCTATGACTCGTGGGGTACACCCTTCCAGCAGCTGAAGCAGGTAGTGGATGAGCCCTCTCCACAGCTGCCCTCGGACCGCTTCTCCCCTGAGTTTGTGGACTTCAGCTCCCAGTG CTTAAGAAAGAAACCCAACGAGAGACCCGCCTACACAGAACTAATG caaCACCCCTTTTTCACCCTGCATGACTCCAAAGAGACGGACGTAGCCAGCTTTGTCAAGATCATCCTGGCAGACTGA